The following proteins are co-located in the Triticum aestivum cultivar Chinese Spring chromosome 1A, IWGSC CS RefSeq v2.1, whole genome shotgun sequence genome:
- the LOC123053061 gene encoding uncharacterized protein isoform X1, with protein MSFLPPTLQHLRSPTTSPPYIEYIFATDTAVLLILPSPVELGDGAAIPLLPAHFADHAACADLAACGNRAILAYWMATGSLLSNRLHLSSMGSLVRIQDGASPNQSQSTQEGVLISHGCYSLLRLLYEDYRLYKCMSLLIKSDDKVKELLFYFIDGYINPMFARHIH; from the exons ATGTCCTTCCTGCCGCCGACCCTGCAGCACCTCCGAAGCCCAACTACCTCTCCTCCCTACATCGAGTACATCTTCGCCACTGACACCGCCGTTCTACTTATCCTTCCCTCCCCCGTCGAG CTGGGTGACGGCGCTGCAATTCCCTTGTTGCCCGCGCATTttgctgaccacgccgcctgtgcCGACCTTGCCGCCTGTGGTAACCGAGCCATCCTTGCTTACTGGATGGCCACGGGATCCCTTCTGTCCAATAG GCTCCACCTTAGCTCCATGGGTTCTCTGGTTCGGATACAGGACGGAGCGTCTCCAAACCAGTCCCAATCTACTCAGGAAGGAGTCTTGATCTCCCATGGATGCTATTCTCTATTGAG GTTATTATATGAAGATTACCGTCTCTATAAGTGCATGTCTCT GTTGATCAAATCAGATGATAAGGTAAAAGAACTCCTCTTTTATTTCATAGATGGATATATAAATCCAATGTTTGCTCGACACATCCATTAA
- the LOC123053061 gene encoding uncharacterized protein isoform X2: protein MSFLPPTLQHLRSPTTSPPYIEYIFATDTAVLLILPSPVELGDGAAIPLLPAHFADHAACADLAACGNRAILAYWMATGSLLSNRLHLSSMGSLVRIQDGASPNQSQSTQEGVLISHGCYSLLRLLYEDYRLYKCMSLLIKSDDKEHVLTGGHGLLVDGH, encoded by the exons ATGTCCTTCCTGCCGCCGACCCTGCAGCACCTCCGAAGCCCAACTACCTCTCCTCCCTACATCGAGTACATCTTCGCCACTGACACCGCCGTTCTACTTATCCTTCCCTCCCCCGTCGAG CTGGGTGACGGCGCTGCAATTCCCTTGTTGCCCGCGCATTttgctgaccacgccgcctgtgcCGACCTTGCCGCCTGTGGTAACCGAGCCATCCTTGCTTACTGGATGGCCACGGGATCCCTTCTGTCCAATAG GCTCCACCTTAGCTCCATGGGTTCTCTGGTTCGGATACAGGACGGAGCGTCTCCAAACCAGTCCCAATCTACTCAGGAAGGAGTCTTGATCTCCCATGGATGCTATTCTCTATTGAG GTTATTATATGAAGATTACCGTCTCTATAAGTGCATGTCTCT GTTGATCAAATCAGATGATAAG GAACATGTTCTTACGGGTGGTCATGGTCTGTTGGTTGATGGACACTAA
- the LOC123053061 gene encoding uncharacterized protein isoform X3, which produces MSFLPPTLQHLRSPTTSPPYIEYIFATDTAVLLILPSPVELGDGAAIPLLPAHFADHAACADLAACGNRAILAYWMATGSLLSNRLHLSSMGSLVRIQDGASPNQSQSTQEGVLISHGCYSLLRLLYEDYRLYKCMSLNMFLRVVMVCWLMDTNL; this is translated from the exons ATGTCCTTCCTGCCGCCGACCCTGCAGCACCTCCGAAGCCCAACTACCTCTCCTCCCTACATCGAGTACATCTTCGCCACTGACACCGCCGTTCTACTTATCCTTCCCTCCCCCGTCGAG CTGGGTGACGGCGCTGCAATTCCCTTGTTGCCCGCGCATTttgctgaccacgccgcctgtgcCGACCTTGCCGCCTGTGGTAACCGAGCCATCCTTGCTTACTGGATGGCCACGGGATCCCTTCTGTCCAATAG GCTCCACCTTAGCTCCATGGGTTCTCTGGTTCGGATACAGGACGGAGCGTCTCCAAACCAGTCCCAATCTACTCAGGAAGGAGTCTTGATCTCCCATGGATGCTATTCTCTATTGAG GTTATTATATGAAGATTACCGTCTCTATAAGTGCATGTCTCT GAACATGTTCTTACGGGTGGTCATGGTCTGTTGGTTGATGGACACTAACTTATAA